The Apium graveolens cultivar Ventura chromosome 6, ASM990537v1, whole genome shotgun sequence genome contains a region encoding:
- the LOC141668151 gene encoding V-type proton ATPase catalytic subunit A, with amino-acid sequence MPSVYGNRLTTFEDSEKESEYGYVRKVSGPVVVADGMGGAAMYELVRVGHDNLIGEIIRLEGDSATIQVYEETAGLMVNDPVLRTHKPLSVELGPGILGNIFDGIQRPLKTIAKRSGDVYIPRGVSVPALDKDVLWEFQPKKIGEGDLLTGGDLYATVFENSLMQHHVALPPDAMGKITYVAPAGQYSLKDTVLELEFQGVKKQITMLQTWPVRTPRPVASKLAADTPLLTGQRVLDALFPSVLGGTCAIPGAFGCGKTVISQALSKYSNSDTVVYVGCGERGNEMAEVLMDFPQLTMTLPDGREESVMKRTTLVANTSNMPVAAREASIYTGITIAEYFRDMGYNVSMMADSTSRWAEALREISGRLAEMPADSGYPAYLAARLASFYERAGKVKCLGGPERNGSVTIVGAVSPPGGDFSDPVTSATLSIVQVFWGLDKKLAQRKHFPSVNWLISYSKYSTALESFYEKFDSDFIDIRTKAREVLQREDDLNEIVQLVGKDALAETDKITLETAKLLREDYLAQNAFTAYDKFCPFYKSVWMMRNIIHYYNLANQAVERGAGMDGQKISYTLIKHRLGDLFYRLVSQKFEDPAEGEDVLVGKFKKLHDDLTSGFRNLEDETR; translated from the exons ATGCCTTCTGTTTATGGAAATCGATTGACTACCTTCGAAGATTCTGAGAAGGAGAGCGAGTATGGTTACGTTCGTAAG GTATCAGGACCAGTGGTTGTCGCTGATGGAATGGGAGGGGCTGCTATGTATGAGCTGGTTCGTGTTGGACATGACAACCTTATTGGAGAAATTATTCGATTGGAGGGAGATTCCGCTACAATCCAAG TTTACGAAGAAACAGCTGGGTTGATGGTGAATGATCCCGTCCTTAGGACACACAAG CCCCTATCGGTGGAGTTGGGTCCAGGAATACTGGGAAATATATTTGATGGTATTCAG AGACCTTTGAAGACCATTGCTAAGAGATCTGGCGATGTCTATATCCCTCGTGGGGTCTCTGTTCCAGCCCTTGACAAAGATGTACTCTGGGAATTTCAGCCTAAAAAAATAG GTGAAGGGGACCTTCTTACAGGTGGAGATTTATATGCT ACTGTCTTCGAGAATAGTTTAATGCAACATCATGTTGCTCTGCCTCCTGATGCCATGGGAAAGATAACATATGTTGCACCTGCTGGTCAATACTCACTAAAG GACACAGTTTTGGAGCTCGAGTTTCAAGGTGTCAAGAAACAAATTACTATGCTTCAG ACTTGGCCTGTACGAACACCCAGGCCTGTTGCATCAAAGCTTGCTGCTGATACTCCTCTTTTAACAGGACAG CGTGTTCTTGATGCCCTTTTCCCTTCTGTGCTCGGGGGAACCTGTGCAATCCCTGGTGCCTTTGGTTGTGGAAAAACAGTCATTAGTCAAGCTCTTTCCAAG TATTCTAATTCCGACACTGTTGTTTATGTTGGTTGTGGGGAAAGAGGAAATGAAATGGCAGAG GTCCTTATGGATTTTCCTCAACTGACAATGACTCTGCCAGATGGCCGTGAAGAGTCTGTCATGAAACGTACTACACTCGTGGCCAACACTTCAAACATGCCTGTGGCTGCTCGTGAGGCTTCAATTTATACAG GAATCACTATAGCTGAATATTTCAGAGACATGGGCTACAATGTTAGTATGATGGCAGATTCAACATCCCGCTGGGCAGAAGCTTTGAGAGAAATTTCAGGACGACTG GCAGAAATGCCTGCTGACAGTGGGTATCCTGCTTACTTGGCGGCTCGTTTAGCCTCCTTCTACGAGCGTGCTGGTAAAGTGAAGTGCCTTGGTGGACCAGAACGTAATGGTAGTGTTACTATTGTTGGAGCTGTTTCACCTCCAGGAGGAGATTTTTCTGACCCTGTTACATCTGCCACACTCAGCATCGTTCAG GTATTCTGGGGTTTAGACAAGAAGCTGGCCCAGAGGAAACATTTTCCTTCTGTAAACTGGCTCATTTCCTATTCAAAGTATTCTACA GCGTTGGAGTCCTTTTATGAGAAATTTGATTCAGACTTTATTGACATCAGGACAAAAGCTCGTGAGGTTCTGCAGAGGGAAGATGATCTGAATGAAATTGTCCAG CTGGTTGGAAAGGATGCTTTAGCAGAAACAGATAAAATTACCTTAGAGACTGCTAAGCTTTTAAGGGAGGACTATCTTGCTCAAAATGCATTTACAGC GTATGATAAATTTTGTCCCTTTTACAAGTCTGTTTGGATGATGCGCAATATTATCCATTACTATAATCTGGCCAATCAG GCTGTGGAGCGAGGAGCTGGTATGGATGGCCAGAAAATAAGTTACACCCTTATCAAGCATAGGCTAGGGGATCTTTTCTATCGCCTGGT TTCTCAGAAATTTGAGGACCCGGCTGAAGGGGAGGATGTACTTGTAGGCAAATTCAAGAAACTTCATGATGATCTTACATCTGGTTTCCGCAACCTTGAGGATGAGACAAGATGA